The following are encoded in a window of Planctomycetaceae bacterium genomic DNA:
- a CDS encoding DUF2190 family protein, with protein sequence MARATFVQDGNSVDYTPGSAVAAGDVIVQGTLVGIARTPIAASILGSLAVRGIFDVVKAAVEIAAGAAVYWDADGDPVGGTAGTGAATTTRTGNTFMGFAVAAAADTAATVRADLRSVEAAAAETLGLGDLSDVGPVSYTAGKVLVADGNSLETVAVSGNATLAATGALTVTGAAVGDTKEITFGTSKLVRSGNNVIATLPTVDPAVAGALWVDGVAVKVSAGE encoded by the coding sequence ATGGCACGGGCGACTTTTGTACAGGACGGCAACTCGGTTGACTACACGCCGGGCTCTGCTGTGGCCGCCGGCGACGTGATCGTTCAGGGCACCCTGGTCGGCATTGCCCGCACTCCCATCGCGGCCAGCATCCTGGGCAGCCTGGCTGTCCGGGGCATCTTTGATGTCGTCAAGGCGGCGGTCGAGATCGCTGCCGGCGCGGCTGTCTACTGGGACGCTGACGGCGATCCCGTGGGCGGCACGGCCGGCACCGGCGCCGCGACTACCACGCGCACCGGCAACACCTTCATGGGCTTTGCCGTCGCGGCCGCTGCCGACACGGCTGCCACAGTCCGCGCCGATCTGCGCAGCGTCGAAGCCGCCGCGGCTGAGACGCTGGGCCTGGGCGATCTGTCCGATGTCGGCCCCGTCAGCTACACCGCCGGCAAGGTGCTCGTTGCTGATGGCAACAGCCTGGAGACGGTTGCCGTCTCGGGCAACGCCACCCTGGCCGCCACTGGCGCCCTGACTGTCACCGGCGCGGCCGTCGGCGACACCAAGGAGATCACCTTTGGCACCAGCAAGCTCGTGCGCAGCGGCAACAACGTCATCGCCACGCTGCCGACGGTTGATCCGGCCGTCGCCGGAGCGTTGTGGGTCGATGGCGTTGCGGTGAAGGTCTCGGCCGGCGAGTAA